The following proteins come from a genomic window of Leptospira andrefontaineae:
- a CDS encoding FKBP-type peptidyl-prolyl cis-trans isomerase: MNPRVVTFHYKLTDKEGNEIDSSQGSHPLSYLEGTGQIIAGLEDEIKSMTAGDKKVISVNADKAYGQKNPELVFDVPKSQFPEGEELSIGMMFQTDEPDTVYTITDIKGESVIVDGNHPLAGVDLIFDVQIVNIRTATDEEVSHGHVHGEGGHHHH, from the coding sequence ATGAACCCAAGAGTAGTGACTTTTCACTATAAATTAACAGATAAAGAAGGAAACGAAATCGATTCTTCTCAAGGAAGCCACCCTCTTTCTTATCTGGAAGGGACCGGACAGATCATTGCCGGTCTTGAAGACGAAATCAAAAGTATGACTGCTGGAGATAAAAAAGTAATCTCCGTTAATGCTGATAAGGCTTATGGCCAAAAAAATCCCGAATTAGTCTTCGATGTGCCTAAAAGCCAATTCCCAGAAGGGGAAGAATTGAGTATTGGAATGATGTTCCAAACTGACGAGCCGGATACTGTTTATACGATTACTGATATCAAGGGAGAATCTGTCATCGTGGACGGAAACCATCCTCTAGCTGGGGTGGATCTGATTTTCGATGTTCAGATAGTAAATATCAGAACAGCAACCGACGAGGAAGTGAGTCATGGACATGTTCACGGTGAGGGGGGACATCACCACCATTGA
- a CDS encoding LIC14007 family protein, translating into MKVYSADRVPNSADYNLYVTEGSAKTRLSLFEPDLPGYFELAENDKILKSLAYTVLLNYTQDREFALRNTNRFLNFLNDIVHRDSWFFLANRVEQFIKDVENFGVEISYDF; encoded by the coding sequence ATGAAAGTATACTCAGCAGACAGAGTGCCGAACTCAGCAGATTATAATTTATACGTAACCGAAGGGAGCGCCAAAACCAGACTTAGTTTATTCGAGCCTGATCTCCCTGGGTATTTCGAATTAGCAGAAAATGATAAAATTCTAAAGTCTTTGGCATATACAGTTCTTCTAAACTATACCCAAGACAGAGAATTCGCTCTTAGGAATACAAATCGATTCCTGAATTTTCTAAATGATATTGTTCATCGTGATTCTTGGTTCTTTCTGGCCAATCGAGTTGAACAGTTTATTAAGGATGTAGAGAATTTCGGAGTCGAAATTTCCTACGACTTTTGA
- a CDS encoding PP2C family protein-serine/threonine phosphatase has translation MKSKLGICIFSVLLSIGTNTFFHSLEYREWIYSKLFPTADQNDPCKSLVLLEHGWEVSELSGKKVGIFSLPKNFSNLGHSNLLISNSIHFSELPDCELSLHIGKTSEGTKVFWNGILLSERSEFYTRDNFSYDKRKVYDSIPILTENRIEILVSEYFENELGILEGIVSLGDSKEILHKHYKFQIYYLILISTFLLLGIYLVFLSLQEGKIESHFHFGVFLILFFLFSLFGSEWKYELDWDFLFCKKAEYISLSFLFPFFTFFFSKFCRDKHDPFEFPLFLWAGFVSFLYIHSSSPLELDKLNRTLLQPSWIVYLWILFKCLKTRLPEKDGSGFLGSICFLVFSILLDIGSARAWIIFPRSSEYSILGFILFCSFRISGRFVEMKNRLNLWNEKLQEEVTLKTKELSESLVNVSNLKEKQDGDYFLMSVLQSCFQNKIRAFRDFKIETLVSQYKTFEFKSKPGEIGGDLVCVEEIRIGARKLLAILNADAMGKSIQGATGALLASSMFKSHIDSSSSGLYTPETWIVSLYRKIHGLFESFDGNLFATGVLAVLDPENSSVFFLNAGHPPSIFLRKNISGFIENEISYKMGIPLLKEIPKVYCISLKENDSLIFGSDGREDLRSRTITREVNSFSEPFLLEVSNTNADLILLKNRMYEYGDYIDDLSLVRIFRNINPQSKSREIWRETSKRKNLQKGIHLWKKGDKKIACSFFSKLCNEYPTDKDLAYITAWAHWKTGEWEKAKTYSEKLLYRDLKNHQNLILLAKIYFQLGISDVILIGLLEGSGLDVQRLFRPTDYLRKVS, from the coding sequence ATGAAATCAAAATTAGGGATCTGCATATTTTCCGTTCTACTAAGTATCGGAACGAATACATTCTTCCATTCTTTAGAATATCGAGAATGGATTTATTCAAAATTATTTCCAACAGCAGATCAAAACGATCCGTGTAAATCTTTAGTCTTACTGGAACACGGGTGGGAAGTTTCCGAACTTTCCGGTAAGAAGGTTGGAATTTTTTCTTTACCTAAAAATTTTTCTAATTTAGGTCATTCTAATCTTCTAATTTCTAACTCCATTCATTTTTCAGAACTCCCGGATTGTGAACTCTCACTTCATATTGGAAAAACCTCAGAAGGTACAAAAGTATTTTGGAATGGAATACTTCTTTCCGAAAGATCGGAATTCTACACACGCGACAATTTCAGTTATGATAAGAGGAAGGTTTACGATTCGATACCTATCCTAACGGAGAACAGGATCGAAATTCTAGTTTCCGAATATTTTGAGAATGAACTAGGGATTTTAGAAGGGATTGTCAGCCTCGGAGATTCTAAAGAAATTCTGCATAAACATTATAAATTCCAGATCTATTATCTAATCCTAATTTCTACATTTCTATTATTAGGGATCTACTTGGTATTCCTTTCCCTACAGGAAGGAAAGATAGAATCCCATTTTCATTTTGGGGTATTCCTAATCCTATTCTTTCTATTTTCACTTTTTGGTTCTGAATGGAAATACGAATTGGACTGGGACTTTCTATTTTGCAAAAAAGCAGAGTATATTTCGCTCAGTTTTCTATTCCCATTTTTTACATTCTTCTTTTCTAAATTTTGCAGAGATAAACATGATCCTTTTGAATTTCCTCTCTTCTTATGGGCAGGATTTGTATCCTTTTTATATATCCACTCCTCCAGTCCATTAGAACTGGATAAACTAAATCGAACCCTTCTACAACCTTCTTGGATTGTATATCTCTGGATCCTTTTTAAATGTCTTAAAACCAGGTTACCGGAGAAAGATGGGTCCGGATTTTTAGGTTCCATCTGTTTTTTAGTGTTTTCTATACTTTTAGATATTGGTTCTGCTAGAGCGTGGATCATATTTCCAAGATCTTCTGAATATTCTATCTTGGGATTTATACTATTCTGCTCTTTTAGGATTTCAGGCAGATTTGTAGAAATGAAAAATCGACTAAACCTTTGGAATGAAAAACTACAGGAGGAAGTTACTCTAAAAACAAAAGAACTTTCAGAAAGTTTGGTAAATGTAAGTAACTTAAAGGAAAAACAAGATGGGGACTATTTCTTAATGAGTGTCCTTCAATCCTGTTTTCAAAATAAGATCAGGGCTTTCAGAGATTTCAAAATTGAAACCTTGGTTTCCCAATATAAGACGTTCGAATTCAAATCCAAACCAGGAGAGATCGGAGGAGACTTAGTTTGTGTAGAAGAAATCCGGATTGGAGCTAGAAAGCTCCTGGCAATCCTAAATGCGGATGCGATGGGAAAATCTATCCAAGGAGCCACAGGGGCATTACTCGCCTCCTCCATGTTTAAGTCTCATATCGATTCTTCTTCCTCCGGATTATACACGCCCGAGACTTGGATTGTTTCCTTATATCGAAAAATCCATGGACTATTCGAAAGTTTTGACGGAAATCTATTTGCGACCGGGGTATTGGCAGTTTTAGATCCGGAAAATTCTTCTGTCTTCTTTTTGAATGCCGGGCATCCACCCTCTATTTTCCTTCGAAAGAATATCTCAGGGTTTATAGAAAATGAAATATCTTACAAAATGGGAATTCCTCTTTTAAAGGAAATTCCTAAAGTATATTGTATTTCTCTAAAGGAGAATGATTCACTTATTTTCGGTTCGGACGGAAGAGAAGATCTTAGATCGAGAACTATAACCAGAGAAGTAAATTCCTTCTCCGAACCATTCTTATTAGAAGTTTCGAATACAAATGCGGATCTTATCCTTCTAAAAAACAGAATGTATGAATACGGGGATTATATAGATGATCTAAGTTTAGTACGTATTTTTAGAAATATAAATCCTCAAAGTAAATCCAGGGAGATCTGGAGAGAAACTTCTAAAAGAAAAAACCTACAAAAAGGTATTCATCTATGGAAGAAGGGAGATAAAAAAATTGCGTGCTCCTTTTTCTCAAAATTATGCAATGAATATCCGACTGACAAGGATTTGGCGTATATTACTGCCTGGGCCCATTGGAAAACGGGAGAATGGGAAAAGGCTAAAACATATTCCGAAAAACTGTTGTATCGAGATCTTAAAAATCACCAAAATCTCATACTATTAGCAAAAATTTATTTTCAATTAGGGATATCGGATGTTATACTTATAGGCTTACTGGAGGGCAGCGGATTGGACGTGCAAAGATTGTTCCGTCCAACAGATTATTTGAGAAAGGTTTCCTAA
- a CDS encoding FAD-dependent oxidoreductase — translation MSSLDISPIFRPIDIGAETISNRIIMGSMHLGLEGMPKTADRMAAFYGKRFEGGVGLITTGGISVNAEGKGSNIFFDFQKEEDCQELEKVASVLKPMGIFCAQLFHAGRYAYHRELVGPSALRAPINRFIPKELSTEDAWRTIRDFGSSALRAKQVGFRAVEVMASEGYLVNQFFSEVTNKRSDEFGGSPENRRRFAIETMKEVRKQVGPGFPVIVRMSGIDLIPGNPTFEEVIALATELKEAGADALNIGIGWHESRIPTISQLVPRGAWAKIAGKIKSAVPGIPIIASNRINMPETIIQVLNAGEADIVSMARPFLADAEIVNKIKENQTERVNTCVACNQACLDHTFKEEMVSCLVNPSANRELDWKSLPQAKKQRVVVVGSGPGGMESARVAALRGHEVILLETSGKLGGQLNLAAAIPGKFEFFETIRYFKNELPRLKVDIRLNTKADLKMLDDLKPDAVIFATGVLPRNLNLPGLDKKPHASYVEFLNGTFKPGSNVAIIGGGGIGVDVAHKLTEEKDPDIPTYFEKYNVNSYTQAVIQPETAHRKVSILRRNGKVGAGLGATTSWALLQELQSKGVDFLSSLTYKEVTDEGLVIETKKEGAKTLECDSIILCAGQTSDASLYETFSKERSNIPSYLIGGAKDASGIDAKRAMLEGYLAASKIGTEQN, via the coding sequence GTGTCTTCTTTAGATATTTCCCCAATCTTCCGCCCGATAGATATCGGAGCCGAAACTATTTCGAATCGTATTATCATGGGATCCATGCACTTAGGTTTGGAAGGAATGCCCAAAACTGCGGATAGAATGGCCGCATTCTATGGTAAAAGATTCGAAGGAGGAGTCGGACTCATTACTACCGGAGGGATTTCGGTCAACGCAGAAGGAAAAGGCTCCAATATATTTTTCGATTTCCAAAAGGAAGAAGACTGCCAAGAACTTGAGAAAGTCGCTTCCGTTCTCAAACCAATGGGAATTTTTTGCGCTCAATTATTCCATGCGGGAAGATACGCCTATCACAGAGAACTTGTAGGACCTTCTGCGCTACGCGCACCTATCAATAGATTTATACCGAAAGAACTCTCAACGGAAGATGCATGGAGAACCATCCGTGATTTTGGATCTTCTGCATTACGTGCTAAACAAGTAGGTTTTAGAGCAGTAGAAGTTATGGCTTCCGAAGGATATTTAGTAAATCAATTCTTCTCAGAAGTAACCAACAAAAGGTCCGACGAATTTGGCGGTTCTCCAGAAAACCGTAGAAGATTTGCGATCGAAACAATGAAAGAAGTCCGTAAACAAGTCGGACCGGGTTTCCCTGTCATCGTAAGAATGTCGGGAATCGATTTGATCCCGGGCAACCCTACCTTCGAAGAAGTAATCGCACTTGCAACTGAACTAAAAGAAGCAGGAGCAGATGCACTTAATATAGGGATTGGTTGGCATGAATCTAGAATCCCTACGATATCCCAGTTGGTTCCAAGAGGAGCTTGGGCGAAGATTGCAGGAAAAATAAAGTCTGCAGTTCCAGGAATTCCAATCATCGCTTCTAACAGGATCAATATGCCGGAAACAATCATCCAAGTATTGAATGCTGGAGAAGCTGATATAGTAAGTATGGCAAGGCCATTCTTAGCAGATGCAGAGATCGTAAATAAGATCAAAGAAAACCAAACGGAAAGAGTGAATACCTGTGTGGCTTGTAACCAAGCTTGCCTAGATCATACTTTCAAAGAAGAAATGGTTTCTTGTTTAGTAAACCCTTCTGCAAACAGAGAGCTAGATTGGAAATCTCTTCCTCAGGCCAAAAAACAAAGAGTTGTAGTAGTTGGTTCCGGTCCAGGAGGAATGGAATCCGCAAGAGTAGCCGCTTTACGTGGGCACGAAGTAATTCTTTTAGAAACTTCTGGAAAACTAGGAGGCCAATTAAATTTGGCTGCTGCTATTCCTGGCAAATTCGAATTTTTTGAAACGATTCGTTATTTCAAAAACGAACTTCCTCGTTTAAAAGTGGATATTCGTCTGAATACAAAAGCGGACCTGAAAATGTTGGATGATCTAAAACCGGATGCAGTGATCTTCGCAACCGGGGTTCTTCCTAGAAACTTAAATCTTCCTGGCTTAGACAAAAAACCACATGCAAGTTATGTTGAGTTCCTAAATGGAACATTCAAACCGGGTTCCAATGTTGCCATTATCGGAGGTGGTGGAATTGGTGTGGACGTGGCTCACAAACTTACCGAAGAAAAGGACCCGGATATCCCTACCTACTTCGAAAAGTATAATGTGAACTCTTATACACAAGCTGTGATCCAACCGGAAACTGCTCATAGAAAAGTTTCTATCCTAAGAAGAAATGGAAAAGTAGGAGCAGGCCTCGGCGCTACAACCTCTTGGGCACTTCTACAAGAATTACAATCCAAAGGGGTGGATTTCCTTTCTTCTCTCACTTATAAAGAAGTAACAGATGAGGGTCTTGTGATTGAGACCAAAAAAGAAGGCGCAAAAACTTTAGAATGTGATTCCATCATCCTTTGCGCGGGGCAAACAAGTGATGCTTCTTTATATGAGACTTTTAGTAAAGAAAGAAGTAATATTCCTTCTTATCTGATCGGTGGAGCAAAAGATGCTTCTGGAATAGATGCTAAACGCGCTATGTTAGAAGGTTATTTGGCTGCTTCCAAGATAGGAACAGAACAAAACTAA
- a CDS encoding 2-isopropylmalate synthase encodes MNSNLDFVRIFDTTLRDGEQCPGAAMSENEKIEIALQLAKMNVDVIEAGFPVSSPVQFQAVQRISREIEGPIIAALARAVRPDLEAAAKAIIPAKKRRIHTFIASSPIHMKFKLGKDPAEVLKMAVEAVKICRDHVDDVEFSPEDATRSEPEFLRELCEAVIEAGATTINIPDTVGYTTPYEYGELFKFLIQNVKGSEKAIFSAHCHNDLGLATSNSLAAILNGARQVECTVNGIGERAGNTAMEEVVMALRTRKDKFGIQTRIQTEEIAKASYLVKTITGMVVQPNKAVVGANAFAHESGIHQDGVLKNRETYEIMTPESVGIQSNRMVLGRHSGRAGFKDRIVRLGFSPHPEELEAAYQRFLEIADRKKEIFDEDIRALFADESRKSSNDKYVLESFHVTTGTKSTPTASIRLSIEGNLKEESATGDGPVDSIFKAIQKATISGDVELIKLVISPVTEGQDALAEASVTLEKHGERVVGKASSTDIIEACSQAYISALNRFSMN; translated from the coding sequence ATGAACTCAAATTTGGATTTTGTTCGGATTTTCGATACCACTCTCCGTGATGGAGAACAATGCCCAGGTGCGGCAATGAGTGAGAATGAGAAGATAGAGATAGCACTCCAACTCGCCAAAATGAACGTGGATGTGATCGAAGCAGGTTTCCCGGTTTCTTCTCCAGTCCAATTCCAAGCAGTCCAAAGGATTTCCAGAGAGATAGAAGGTCCGATCATTGCAGCCCTCGCAAGAGCAGTTCGTCCAGATTTAGAAGCAGCAGCAAAAGCAATCATTCCCGCTAAAAAAAGAAGAATTCATACTTTTATCGCATCTTCTCCCATTCATATGAAATTCAAACTAGGCAAGGACCCTGCCGAAGTTTTGAAAATGGCTGTGGAAGCAGTCAAGATCTGTAGGGACCATGTAGACGATGTGGAATTTTCTCCGGAAGACGCGACTCGTTCCGAACCAGAGTTCTTAAGAGAACTTTGTGAAGCAGTGATTGAAGCCGGTGCAACTACAATCAATATCCCGGACACCGTTGGATATACAACACCATACGAGTATGGAGAATTATTTAAGTTTCTCATCCAGAATGTGAAAGGAAGCGAGAAGGCAATCTTCTCCGCACATTGCCATAATGATCTAGGACTTGCTACTTCTAATAGTTTGGCTGCCATTCTAAACGGAGCAAGACAGGTAGAATGTACCGTAAATGGAATCGGGGAAAGAGCCGGAAATACTGCGATGGAAGAAGTGGTAATGGCCCTTCGCACACGTAAGGATAAATTCGGGATACAAACCAGGATCCAAACAGAAGAGATCGCAAAGGCTTCCTATTTAGTTAAAACAATCACTGGAATGGTGGTGCAACCGAATAAGGCGGTTGTCGGTGCAAACGCATTCGCACATGAATCAGGAATTCACCAAGACGGTGTTCTGAAAAATAGGGAAACCTATGAGATCATGACTCCAGAAAGTGTTGGGATCCAATCCAACCGAATGGTACTAGGAAGACATAGCGGAAGAGCCGGATTCAAAGATAGAATTGTTCGTTTAGGATTCAGCCCTCATCCGGAAGAATTAGAAGCGGCTTACCAAAGATTTTTAGAGATCGCTGATCGTAAAAAAGAAATTTTCGATGAGGACATTCGTGCACTATTTGCAGATGAGTCCAGAAAATCTTCCAACGATAAATATGTATTAGAAAGTTTTCATGTAACTACCGGAACTAAAAGTACTCCAACTGCAAGTATCCGACTTTCCATAGAAGGGAATCTGAAAGAAGAATCAGCAACCGGAGACGGCCCAGTAGATTCTATCTTTAAGGCAATCCAAAAAGCGACGATAAGTGGTGATGTAGAACTCATCAAGTTAGTAATCTCTCCAGTAACAGAAGGACAAGACGCTTTGGCAGAAGCATCCGTTACTTTAGAAAAACATGGTGAAAGAGTCGTAGGAAAAGCAAGCTCTACTGATATTATTGAGGCTTGTTCTCAAGCATATATCTCCGCATTAAATCGTTTTTCTATGAATTGA
- a CDS encoding queuosine precursor transporter, which translates to MQFHRPFKLFFVLGSIFITFLLMAEVTGSKWFQVVIGNKALTMTLGVIPFPITFIVTDLLNEYYGRRGVRYLTLVGMVMIVLAFFLLQLDMAIPAAGNSPVDDHSFQVVFFNTGQVITGSIVAYLIGQLVDIQVFHLIRKKTKNKLLWLRATGSTIFSQLLDSYVVIFVAYWGTYDFQTLNSISYTNFFYKIFIAIGITPLIYLAHYWIEKYLGEDAHKMAEAALKEGKEEVQPYPG; encoded by the coding sequence ATGCAGTTTCACCGGCCTTTCAAACTATTTTTCGTTTTAGGTTCCATCTTCATAACTTTCCTTTTGATGGCAGAGGTGACTGGCTCTAAGTGGTTCCAAGTTGTGATCGGAAATAAGGCCTTAACCATGACCTTGGGAGTGATTCCCTTCCCGATCACATTTATCGTAACGGACCTTTTGAACGAGTATTATGGAAGAAGAGGAGTTCGATACCTAACCCTAGTCGGAATGGTAATGATCGTATTAGCATTCTTCCTTCTTCAATTGGATATGGCTATTCCAGCCGCCGGAAATTCACCTGTAGACGATCATTCCTTTCAGGTTGTATTCTTTAATACTGGGCAAGTGATCACAGGCTCTATTGTGGCTTACCTGATCGGGCAGCTTGTGGACATCCAAGTCTTTCATTTGATCCGTAAAAAGACCAAAAACAAACTTCTATGGCTGAGAGCGACCGGTTCCACCATATTCTCTCAACTTTTGGATTCTTATGTCGTTATCTTTGTGGCTTACTGGGGAACTTACGATTTCCAAACACTGAATTCCATCTCTTACACGAACTTCTTCTATAAGATCTTTATTGCGATCGGGATCACTCCTTTGATCTATCTAGCCCATTACTGGATCGAAAAATATCTAGGGGAAGATGCTCATAAAATGGCAGAAGCAGCTCTCAAAGAAGGAAAAGAAGAAGTCCAGCCTTATCCTGGCTAA
- a CDS encoding glycosyl hydrolase family 18 protein produces the protein MNPNDEPYTPEDLIRPVPYQAKKQPLWQTSLVSLTWFLLSGISFYLGLQALKADPKTASIQTGTEQVTFQNTTLKSDLAPTEGAWESWKKWWNSNTTSSESDGTPGSVSSSESEIEDDPAFRASTWFSDYEAMKRTVHLYNEIHPFIYGFKGRETNNGDLYSLWGSAQKHARVAELRSLNPKVKIIPTIFRWENKNEKISENIGLNGRNDVRDKHIQNILYEVDTYGFDGIDIDYEGMSCEKKEKFEEFIVILSKEIHKRGKLLSVAVHPKTAAKKSGLKACKGLKEKINMDFAENWRGPMTHDYAFLAKHADRVKVMAYELHPRKYRNPGPGPQAPNVWIRNIITYAKERVPAKKLYMAIPTYGYDWALNCNAKIKAVYWSDALKRQQLGVTKQPTNITQVLADNKNSDSWTNLSKFSWVHQGKTYEDPSIWYKSEGCDRVAFFMNRKAFEEKMTLLRSYDIGGFSFWQLLSDNDPGINDYLELLVTNKLPPVPKAKKLPETPNPDVKQAPPEEGQEEAKNTQDLVKK, from the coding sequence ATGAATCCAAACGATGAACCTTACACCCCAGAGGACTTGATCCGCCCAGTCCCATACCAAGCTAAAAAGCAGCCTCTCTGGCAAACAAGCCTAGTGAGCCTGACTTGGTTTTTACTTTCCGGAATTTCTTTTTACCTAGGACTCCAAGCCTTAAAGGCAGATCCTAAAACTGCTTCTATCCAAACTGGAACAGAGCAGGTAACATTCCAAAATACTACTCTTAAATCTGACCTTGCTCCTACAGAGGGAGCCTGGGAATCTTGGAAGAAATGGTGGAATTCCAATACTACTTCTTCCGAGTCTGATGGAACTCCGGGTTCTGTAAGTTCTTCCGAGTCTGAAATAGAAGACGATCCTGCTTTTAGAGCTTCTACTTGGTTCTCCGACTATGAGGCGATGAAACGTACTGTTCATCTATACAATGAGATCCATCCATTTATCTACGGATTCAAAGGTAGAGAGACGAATAACGGAGATCTTTATTCTCTTTGGGGATCTGCTCAAAAGCATGCGCGTGTTGCCGAACTTAGATCTTTAAATCCGAAAGTTAAGATCATTCCTACAATTTTTCGTTGGGAAAATAAGAATGAGAAGATTTCTGAGAATATCGGTCTGAATGGACGTAACGATGTCAGAGACAAACATATCCAGAACATTCTATACGAAGTAGATACTTACGGTTTCGATGGAATTGATATTGATTACGAAGGAATGAGCTGTGAGAAAAAGGAGAAGTTTGAAGAATTCATCGTTATTCTTTCCAAAGAGATCCATAAACGTGGCAAACTTCTTTCTGTAGCTGTTCACCCAAAAACTGCAGCTAAAAAATCCGGCCTAAAAGCATGTAAGGGTTTAAAAGAAAAAATTAATATGGATTTTGCTGAGAATTGGAGAGGTCCAATGACCCACGATTACGCTTTCTTAGCAAAACATGCGGACCGTGTAAAGGTGATGGCTTATGAACTTCATCCTCGTAAGTATAGAAATCCAGGACCTGGACCTCAGGCTCCAAACGTTTGGATCAGAAATATCATCACTTACGCAAAAGAAAGAGTTCCTGCTAAAAAATTATATATGGCAATCCCAACTTACGGATATGATTGGGCTCTAAATTGTAATGCGAAGATCAAGGCTGTATATTGGTCAGATGCATTAAAACGCCAACAATTAGGTGTGACTAAACAACCTACAAATATCACCCAAGTTTTAGCGGATAATAAGAACTCGGATTCATGGACAAATCTTTCTAAGTTTAGCTGGGTTCACCAAGGTAAAACTTACGAAGATCCAAGTATCTGGTATAAATCAGAAGGTTGTGACAGAGTTGCATTTTTCATGAACAGAAAAGCTTTCGAAGAGAAAATGACTCTATTAAGATCTTATGATATTGGTGGATTCTCTTTCTGGCAGTTATTATCTGATAATGATCCAGGTATCAATGATTATTTGGAGTTGCTTGTGACCAATAAACTGCCTCCTGTTCCTAAGGCTAAAAAACTTCCTGAAACCCCGAATCCTGACGTAAAACAGGCTCCTCCGGAAGAAGGTCAGGAAGAAGCCAAGAACACACAGGATCTTGTCAAAAAATAA
- a CDS encoding L-threonylcarbamoyladenylate synthase, with the protein MSKNKVTIITEDPSLAAKVLKEGGIVLFPTETVYGIGADSRNLSSCLEIYKIKNRPADNPLIVHIGNPALIPDIGEVPESAKILIRQFMPGPLSLVLKKIDKSVFSTGLTTIAVRVPSHPKTLEMLSYFGGPVSAPSANLSGQPSITRLDDAISEFDGLVDLILKGSEPEIGLESTVVDFSISPPKLLRPGYFGWEELQKHVPDLEDYSDLKDGETPSSPGVKYKHYAPKAKVIFTENQTPDRESAAIGISLTRGWKFALDLRNNSEYMKNLYSFFRDCDRLGISKIYCFPPANASGKEALLNRILKAQE; encoded by the coding sequence TTGTCAAAAAATAAAGTCACAATCATCACAGAAGATCCTTCTCTCGCAGCAAAAGTTCTGAAAGAGGGAGGGATCGTTCTATTTCCCACTGAGACTGTTTACGGTATAGGTGCGGATTCCAGAAATCTTTCCTCTTGTTTAGAAATTTATAAAATTAAAAACCGCCCTGCGGATAATCCTCTTATTGTTCATATTGGAAATCCTGCTCTCATTCCAGATATTGGAGAGGTTCCGGAAAGCGCAAAGATCCTCATTAGACAATTTATGCCGGGTCCTTTGAGTTTAGTTTTGAAGAAGATAGATAAGTCAGTTTTTTCTACAGGATTGACTACAATTGCGGTAAGAGTTCCTTCTCATCCGAAAACTTTAGAAATGCTTTCTTATTTCGGAGGACCGGTTTCGGCTCCTTCTGCAAATCTTTCCGGCCAACCTTCTATTACAAGATTGGACGATGCAATCTCTGAGTTTGATGGACTCGTGGATCTGATCTTGAAAGGATCAGAACCTGAGATAGGTTTAGAATCTACTGTAGTGGATTTTTCAATTTCTCCGCCTAAACTACTTCGGCCTGGATATTTTGGATGGGAAGAATTACAAAAACATGTTCCCGATCTAGAAGATTATAGTGATTTGAAGGATGGGGAAACTCCATCAAGTCCAGGAGTGAAATATAAACATTATGCTCCTAAGGCAAAGGTGATCTTTACAGAAAACCAAACTCCAGATAGAGAGTCGGCTGCCATCGGTATAAGTCTGACCAGAGGCTGGAAATTTGCTTTGGACCTTCGTAATAACTCCGAGTATATGAAAAATTTATACTCCTTCTTTAGAGATTGTGATCGATTGGGGATCTCTAAAATTTATTGTTTTCCTCCTGCAAACGCTTCCGGTAAAGAAGCGCTCTTAAATCGTATTTTAAAGGCGCAAGAGTAG